Proteins encoded together in one Drosophila albomicans strain 15112-1751.03 chromosome 2R, ASM965048v2, whole genome shotgun sequence window:
- the LOC127565956 gene encoding esterase B1-like isoform X1, translating into MEVHVGFPKLLQMGAKFVGHKVQQYRLSTSNTVIVETKYGRVRGLQRKTIYDGELYYAFEGIPYAKPPLGDLRFRAPQPPESWDGVRNCTTYNEKPLQRNMIMGLMEGSEDCLYLNVYAKSMESAKPLPVMVWIYGGGFQKGEASRDLYSPDYFMKHPVILVTINYRLGALGFLSLKDPKLDVPGNAGLKDQVQALRWISQNIAHFNGDPNNITLFGESAGAASTHIMMTTEQTRGLFHKAILQSGCALSAWADTPDRNWAYRLAQQMGYKGSQADADVLQYLSKASARQIASVDQDVVTQDEMRSFYLFAFGPVVEPYETSHCVVPKPHKDMLTSAWGNSIPVIVGGNSFEGLFSYQLVRNDPWVMTHFDNIIPNEVSEACTPEQLQQLVRRLKQVYFGDEKRERMELLEALYIFSHRQIWHDLHRMVMARLSYAPSSATYLYRFDFDSSHFNQFRWLVCGNRVRGVSHADELSYLFYNVLATKLNKSSEEYITIERMVAMWTAFAANSDPNCYVTDSAKWSKVEPTSNGAHNCYNISNDMEMMALPEAKALAVWDTFYKRESLY; encoded by the exons atggaaGTGCACGTTGGATTTCCGAAGCTGCTGCAGATGGGCGCCAA ATTCGTCGGCCATAAGGTACAGCAATATCGCTTGTCTACTAGTAATACAGTCATTGTGGAAACGAAATACGGTCGAGTGCGAGGCCTCCAGCGGAAGACCATCTACGATGGAGAGCTTTACTACGCCTTTGAGGGGATTCCCTATGCCAAGCCCCCGCTGGGTGATTTGCGTTTCCGCGCACCGCAACCACCGGAGTCTTGGGATGGAGTCCGCAACTGCACCACGTACAATGAGAAGCCATTACAACGGAACATGATAATGGGCCTGATGGAGGGCTCGGAGGATTGCCTGTATCTTAATGTATACGCGAAGAGCATGGAGTCCGCAAAGCCGCTGCCCGTCATGGTTTGGATCTATGGCGGTGGCTTTCAAAAGGGCGAAGCTTCTAGAGATCTCTACAGTCCCGACTATTTCATGAAACACCCAGTTATTCTTGTGACCATTAACTATCGTCTTGGCGCTCTGG GTTTCCTCAGCCTGAAAGATCCGAAACTGGATGTGCCGGGCAACGCTGGCCTCAAGGATCAGGTGCAGGCATTGCGATGGATCAGCCAGAATATAGCACACTTCAACGGCGATCCCAACAACATAACACTGTTCGGCGAGAGTGCTGGTGCTGCTTCTACGCACATTATGATGACCACCGAACAAACGCGAGGTCTTTTCCATAAGGCCATATTGCAATCGGGCTGTGCATTGTCCGCCTGGGCAGATACTCCAGATCGCAACTGGGCCTATCGTCTGGCCCAGCAGATGGGATACAAGGGCAGTCAGGCGGATGCAGATGTGCTGCAGTATCTGAGCAAGGCATCTGCACGGCAAATTGCTTCTGTTGATCAGGATGTCGTCACGCAGGATGAGATGCGCAGCTTTTATCTGTTCGCCTTTGGGCCCGTCGTGGAGCCATACGAGACTTCACATTGTGTGGTCCCAAAGCCACACAAAGATATGCTGACCAGTGCCTGGGGCAACAGCATTCCAGTTATCGTAGGCGGCAACTCTTTTGAGGGTCTGTTCTCTTATCAGCTCGTGCGCAACGATCCGTGGGTCATGACTCACTTTGATAACATAATACCGAATGAAGTGAGCGAAGCTTGCACACcggagcaactgcagcagctagTGCGTCGCCTGAAGCAGGTATACTTTGGAGATGAGAAGCGGGAACGCATGGAGCTGCTTGAAGCCCTTTATATATTCTCGCACAGACAAATCTGGCATGACCTTCATCGAATGGTGATGGCGCGACTCAGCTATGCGCCATCCTCAGCAACGTATTTGTACCGCTTTGACTTCGATTCTTCGCACTTCAATCAGTTTCGCTGGCTCGTCTGTGGCAATCGGGTGCGAGGGGTTTCCCATGCTGACGAGCTCTCCTATCTATTCTATAATGTGCTGGCCACTAAACTGAACAAATCGTCAGAAGAATATATCACAATCGAGCGAATGGTGGCCATGTGGACAGCTTTTGCTGCCAATAGTGATCCAAATTGCTATGTCACAGATTCGGCGAAGTGGTCTAAAGTGGAGCCAACTTCGAATGGAGCTCACAATTGCTACAATATCAGCAATGATATGGAAATGATGGCACTGCCTGAGGCCAAAGCGTTAGCGGTCTGGGATACTTTCTATAAACGAGAGTCCCTTTACTAA
- the LOC127565956 gene encoding esterase B1-like isoform X2, which yields MIMGLMEGSEDCLYLNVYAKSMESAKPLPVMVWIYGGGFQKGEASRDLYSPDYFMKHPVILVTINYRLGALGFLSLKDPKLDVPGNAGLKDQVQALRWISQNIAHFNGDPNNITLFGESAGAASTHIMMTTEQTRGLFHKAILQSGCALSAWADTPDRNWAYRLAQQMGYKGSQADADVLQYLSKASARQIASVDQDVVTQDEMRSFYLFAFGPVVEPYETSHCVVPKPHKDMLTSAWGNSIPVIVGGNSFEGLFSYQLVRNDPWVMTHFDNIIPNEVSEACTPEQLQQLVRRLKQVYFGDEKRERMELLEALYIFSHRQIWHDLHRMVMARLSYAPSSATYLYRFDFDSSHFNQFRWLVCGNRVRGVSHADELSYLFYNVLATKLNKSSEEYITIERMVAMWTAFAANSDPNCYVTDSAKWSKVEPTSNGAHNCYNISNDMEMMALPEAKALAVWDTFYKRESLY from the exons ATGATAATGGGCCTGATGGAGGGCTCGGAGGATTGCCTGTATCTTAATGTATACGCGAAGAGCATGGAGTCCGCAAAGCCGCTGCCCGTCATGGTTTGGATCTATGGCGGTGGCTTTCAAAAGGGCGAAGCTTCTAGAGATCTCTACAGTCCCGACTATTTCATGAAACACCCAGTTATTCTTGTGACCATTAACTATCGTCTTGGCGCTCTGG GTTTCCTCAGCCTGAAAGATCCGAAACTGGATGTGCCGGGCAACGCTGGCCTCAAGGATCAGGTGCAGGCATTGCGATGGATCAGCCAGAATATAGCACACTTCAACGGCGATCCCAACAACATAACACTGTTCGGCGAGAGTGCTGGTGCTGCTTCTACGCACATTATGATGACCACCGAACAAACGCGAGGTCTTTTCCATAAGGCCATATTGCAATCGGGCTGTGCATTGTCCGCCTGGGCAGATACTCCAGATCGCAACTGGGCCTATCGTCTGGCCCAGCAGATGGGATACAAGGGCAGTCAGGCGGATGCAGATGTGCTGCAGTATCTGAGCAAGGCATCTGCACGGCAAATTGCTTCTGTTGATCAGGATGTCGTCACGCAGGATGAGATGCGCAGCTTTTATCTGTTCGCCTTTGGGCCCGTCGTGGAGCCATACGAGACTTCACATTGTGTGGTCCCAAAGCCACACAAAGATATGCTGACCAGTGCCTGGGGCAACAGCATTCCAGTTATCGTAGGCGGCAACTCTTTTGAGGGTCTGTTCTCTTATCAGCTCGTGCGCAACGATCCGTGGGTCATGACTCACTTTGATAACATAATACCGAATGAAGTGAGCGAAGCTTGCACACcggagcaactgcagcagctagTGCGTCGCCTGAAGCAGGTATACTTTGGAGATGAGAAGCGGGAACGCATGGAGCTGCTTGAAGCCCTTTATATATTCTCGCACAGACAAATCTGGCATGACCTTCATCGAATGGTGATGGCGCGACTCAGCTATGCGCCATCCTCAGCAACGTATTTGTACCGCTTTGACTTCGATTCTTCGCACTTCAATCAGTTTCGCTGGCTCGTCTGTGGCAATCGGGTGCGAGGGGTTTCCCATGCTGACGAGCTCTCCTATCTATTCTATAATGTGCTGGCCACTAAACTGAACAAATCGTCAGAAGAATATATCACAATCGAGCGAATGGTGGCCATGTGGACAGCTTTTGCTGCCAATAGTGATCCAAATTGCTATGTCACAGATTCGGCGAAGTGGTCTAAAGTGGAGCCAACTTCGAATGGAGCTCACAATTGCTACAATATCAGCAATGATATGGAAATGATGGCACTGCCTGAGGCCAAAGCGTTAGCGGTCTGGGATACTTTCTATAAACGAGAGTCCCTTTACTAA